The Bacteroidales bacterium genome contains a region encoding:
- a CDS encoding VOC family protein, with translation MKHLISGIQQIGIGVINLQEAEKWYRENLGFDIHIVNDNGTAEKMLRYTGGEPQNRHAIITLNLQGGGALEVWQYKTREPQFAKFEIQAGDIGIYVTKIKSNKIEETYDVFKEKDIKLLSEIEEDPAGNIHFFFEDMYGNVFQVVNENSIFTGTNALNGGVFGALIGVNDIEKSVKFYSEILGYDVIEYQKTAVFEDFKGLKRGDHKFDRVLLSHSKPRQGALSKMLGKSQIELIKIHDVKPKKIFENRYWGDPGFIQICFDVRNMKALKEHCEKFGHSFTVDSNPDIYKSGGKIFDMGDATGHFTYIEDPDGTLIEFVETYKISVIKKFGWNLNLMKRKPEKALPNFMLKTLAWNRVK, from the coding sequence ATGAAACATTTAATTAGCGGAATTCAACAAATAGGAATAGGTGTAATAAACCTGCAAGAAGCTGAAAAATGGTATAGAGAAAATCTGGGTTTTGATATTCATATAGTAAATGATAACGGAACTGCTGAAAAGATGTTAAGATATACCGGCGGAGAACCGCAAAACAGACATGCAATTATTACTTTAAATTTGCAGGGAGGAGGGGCACTGGAAGTTTGGCAATACAAAACCAGAGAACCGCAATTTGCAAAATTTGAAATACAAGCCGGAGATATTGGTATTTATGTAACAAAAATAAAAAGTAACAAGATTGAAGAAACCTATGATGTCTTTAAAGAAAAAGATATAAAACTTTTATCAGAAATTGAAGAAGACCCTGCAGGTAACATACATTTCTTTTTTGAAGATATGTATGGTAACGTTTTTCAAGTTGTAAACGAGAACTCAATTTTTACAGGAACTAATGCCTTAAACGGAGGTGTTTTCGGTGCTCTAATTGGTGTAAATGATATTGAAAAATCTGTAAAATTTTATTCTGAAATACTGGGATATGATGTTATAGAATATCAAAAAACTGCTGTTTTTGAAGACTTTAAAGGTTTAAAAAGAGGCGATCACAAATTTGACAGAGTATTATTATCTCACAGTAAACCGCGACAAGGTGCATTAAGTAAGATGCTCGGCAAAAGTCAAATAGAATTGATAAAGATTCATGATGTCAAACCTAAAAAGATATTTGAAAACAGGTATTGGGGAGATCCGGGGTTTATTCAAATTTGTTTTGATGTTCGAAATATGAAAGCTTTGAAAGAACACTGTGAAAAATTCGGACATTCGTTTACTGTTGACAGTAATCCTGATATATATAAATCCGGCGGTAAGATATTTGATATGGGTGATGCAACAGGCCATTTTACATATATTGAAGATCCTGACGGAACATTAATTGAGTTTGTTGAAACGTATAAAATTTCTGTTATTAAAAAATTCGGATGGAATCTTAATTTGATGAAAAGAAAACCCGAAAAAGCATTACCGAATTTTATGTTGAAAACTTTAGCTTGGAACAGAGTGAAATAG